The DNA region TGTTTTTACAGGCGACATTTTCCAGATCGATACCCCGTATCTTGATGCGCACTCCAACGGGCTTTCGTATCTGATTGACAAGATCAAACACCACAGCATCTATGCCCACGTCCGCCTTGAAAAAGGCGAACGCTCGGGTTTAGCCAACCTGGCCAACGACCTGCTTTGAACGCCGGCAACCGGGGTATTTTGTAACTTCGCTCCGCCAGAGCACGGAAAAGTATGGTGGCAATTGACGAGGAAAAATTCAACAAACGCAGGCTGGCCGGCAGCTACATCACCTCGGTGATCAGCATCTGGCTTGTGCTTTTCGTGCTCGGTCTGTTTGGCCTCATCCTGATCAATGCAGCCACACTCTCGCAGCTCATTCGCGAAAACATCGGGCTGGAAGTGATCATAAAAAAAGGTGTGAACGAAGCCACCATACTGCAATATCAGAAAATGCTTGAATCTGAGCCTTTTGTTAAATCGGCCAGATACATCCCGCGCGAAGAAGCAACCCGACTGCTGGCCGAAGACCTGGGCGAAGACTTTGTCAAATGGCTGGGAGATGCTGACAATCCGCTGCTGCCCTCCATCGAACTCAAGTTTAAATCAGAATGGGCCAACAACGACAGCCTCGAAGTCATCAGTCGCAAAATCATGCGCAATCCTGACATCAAGGAAGTGTATTACCAAAAATCGCTGGTCGATATGATCAACGAAAATTTCAAACGCATCAGCCTGTTGCTGCTGGGCTTCGGGAGTTTATTGTTAATTATTGCCATCATTTTGATACACAATACCATTCGCCTCTCGATCTATGCCAAAAGGTTCATCATCCGCAGCATGCAGCTTGTTGGCGCCACCGAGGGTTTCATCCATCGTCCGTTCTTTTTCAGGGCCTTGCTGCAAGGTATCATAAGCGCCATCCTGGCCATCCTATTGCTCGCCCTGGTGCTGTATGCCGCACTGAGCAGCATTCCTGAATTGCTTTTGATTTACAACCCGACTCAGGTGGGCATCCTGTTTGGGGCGATGCTGCTCACCGGTATTCTGCTTACCACCCTGTCCACCTGGCTTGCCCTTCGCCGCTACCTGCGCGTTAAAACCGACAAACTCTTCATCTGAAAGTCCCTATCCCCAAAAAACATATTTTTGCACCAAATCCACCGGAATTATGTCCGCAAAAAAACCGACAGTTACCCCGAAAAACGAACCATCCAACGACCAGTTTGCATTCACACGCGAAAATTACAAGTGGGTGCTTATCGGATTGGCGTTCATTATATTGGGATTTATCCTCATGATAGGTGGCGGCTCGAAAGACCCTAACGAATTCAGCGAAGGCATCTTTAGTTTCAGGCGCATGACCCTTGCCCCCATTCTGGTGCTGGCCGGCTATGCCATCGAGATTTACGCCATCATGAAGAAAGACTGAGCCAGCAATGAGTTTGTTCGAAGCCATTGTCATTGCCATCGTCGAGGGGCTCACCGAATTTTTGCCGGTTTCGTCCACAGGTCACATGATCATCACTCAGGAATTGCTGGGTATGGAGATCAACGACTTTGTAAAAGCCTTCACCGTCAACATTCAGTTTGGAGCCATCCTGAGTGTGGTGGTACTTTACTGGAAACGTTTTTTTCAGTCGTTCGATTTTTATCTGAAACTTTTTGTGGCTTTTCTGCCCGCAGCAGTCATCGGTTTTCTTGCCAGCGACCTGATTGACCAGCTGCTCGAAAACGTGGTGGTAGTGGCCGTGATGCTTGTGCTGGGCGGCATCGTCCTGGTGTTTGTGGATCGTTGGTTTAAAAATCCCTCACCCAATCAGGACATCACCTATGAGAAAGCGCTCAAGATTGGTTTTTTTCAGGTCATTTCCATGATTCCGGGGGTGTCGCGCTCGGCAGCTACCATCATTGGCGGTATGACACAAAAGCTCGATCGCAAGCATGCTGCAGAGTTCTCTTTTTTTCTTGCAGTGCCCACCATGTTTGCCGCATCGGGCTACAAGCTCCTTCAGAATTATCAGCACATCAGCAGCCAGGATATTGATATTCTGATCATTGGCAATATTGTTGCTTTTGTTGTGGCCATGATTGCCATCAAAACATTCATCAGCCTGCTCACCCGCTACGGATTCAAATGGTTTGGCTACTACCGCATAGTGGTCGGCCTGACCATTCTGATCATGCTGGCCATGGGATATGAACTGAGTATGATTTAATGCGGCTGTTTACCAACAACCACCTCATCTGGTTTACGGGAATCCTCACCTCAGCCCATATAACAGCAGAAACATAGTTTGCCCGGGGAAAATGGCCTAATTTTGCCTCATGACACACGACTTTGAAGCAGGCCGGTTGCTTTTGATCGACAAGCCTGCAGGCTGGACTTCGTTTGATGTTGTAAACTTTATTCGTATCCAGATTCGCCGCAGCCTGCAGATACCGCGGCTGAAAGTGGGACACGCAGGCACCCTCGATCCGCTGGCCACAGGTTTGCTACTGGTTTGCACAGGTAAGTTTACCCGGCAAATCCAACAGCTTCAGGATCAGGACAAAGAATATACGGGCACCATCCGGATCGGAATGACCACACCGTCGTACGACCTCGAAACCGCGCCCGACAGCACCCAGCCGTGGGCGCACATTCGAGTGGAAGATATCGAAGCTGTGCTGCCGTCATTCACCGGCAACCTCATGCAGGTGCCCCCGGTTTATTCCGCCATCAAGGTGGATGGAAAAAGGGCTTTCGACATGGCCCGCCGAAAGCGCGAGCTGAAGCTCGAAGCCCGGCCGGTGGTGATTCATGCCTTCGTGATTACCGACATCCGCCTTCCTGAAATTGACTTCCGGGTGCGCTGCAGCAAAGGCACTTACATCCGCAGCCTGGCACACGATTTTGGCCAGGCCCTGGGCACAGGGGCTGTACTGACCAGTCTCAGGCGCACTGCCATAGGGCAATACACTGTGGATGAAGCCATAAGCCCCGAACAGTTCAGGCTTCACCTGGAATCGGCCACAGGTTAAAAAAGCTTAAACCTGTTGCTTTAGTCTTATCGAACAAGCACTTACACTGCCACATAGCTTGACAAGGCCTCGTTCTTGGGCTACCTTTGCAAACCCTACCTTTTTTCGTTGCTTAAACGGACCGGAGGATTTTTAGAAAATCAAGTTGGAAATTAACAGGTTAAGCAAATGAAACTATCTCAATTCAGGTACAACCTGCCCTCGAACCTTATTGCAAGCTACCCCCCAAAAAACCGCGACGAATCCAGGCTGATGGTGCTCAACCGCAAGGATCAGACCATAGAGCACAGGATTTTCAAAGACATCGTGGAGTATTTCAAAGACGGTGATGTGTTTGTGCTCAACAACACCAAGGTGTTTCCTGCCAGGCTGTATGGAGAAAAAGAAAAAACCGGAGCCAAGATCGAAGTTTTTCTGCTTCGTGAACTCAATCGCGAAAGCCGCCTCTGGGACGTGCTCGTTGACCCCGCACGCAAGATTCGCATTGGCAACAAGCTCTACTTTGGCGAGAACGACGACCTGGTGGCCGAGGTTATCGACAACACCACCTCACGTGGGCGCACCCTGAGGTTTTTGTTCGACGGACCGTACGAGGAGTTCAAGAAAACCATCTACTCCCTGGGCGAAACCCCGCTTCCCAAGGTGCACGAACGTCCGGTGGAACCACTGGATGCCGAGCGGTATCAGACCATCTTTGCCAAGCATGAAGGTGCAATAGCCGCCCCGACCGCAGGTTTGCATTTCAGCCGCGAGCTGCTCAAAAGGTTGGAGCTCATTGGTGTGAACTTTGCCGAAATCACCCTGCACACGGGCATGGGCAATTTCCGTCCCATCGAAGTGGAAGACCTTACCAAGCATAAAATGGACTCGGAAGAGATGTATATCGACGAGGAAAATGCCGCCAAGGTGAACGATGCCAAAGCACGCGGAAACGCCATCGTCGCTGTCGGAACCACCTCCATGAAGGCCCTCGAAAGTGCCATGACCATTCCCGGACGCATCAAGCCCTTCAAAGGCTGGACCAACAAATTCATCTTCCCGCCCTACGACTTTGGAGTGGCCGATGCCATGGTAACCAACTTCCACCTGCCCAAATCGCCCATGCTGATGCAGGTGACTGCCTTCGGAGGCTACGACTTCATCATGAAGGCCTATAAAGAAGCCGTGAACATGAAATATCGGTTTTTTACCTATGGC from Bacteroidota bacterium includes:
- the queA gene encoding tRNA preQ1(34) S-adenosylmethionine ribosyltransferase-isomerase QueA, translating into MKLSQFRYNLPSNLIASYPPKNRDESRLMVLNRKDQTIEHRIFKDIVEYFKDGDVFVLNNTKVFPARLYGEKEKTGAKIEVFLLRELNRESRLWDVLVDPARKIRIGNKLYFGENDDLVAEVIDNTTSRGRTLRFLFDGPYEEFKKTIYSLGETPLPKVHERPVEPLDAERYQTIFAKHEGAIAAPTAGLHFSRELLKRLELIGVNFAEITLHTGMGNFRPIEVEDLTKHKMDSEEMYIDEENAAKVNDAKARGNAIVAVGTTSMKALESAMTIPGRIKPFKGWTNKFIFPPYDFGVADAMVTNFHLPKSPMLMQVTAFGGYDFIMKAYKEAVNMKYRFFTYGDAMLIL
- a CDS encoding undecaprenyl-diphosphate phosphatase — protein: MSLFEAIVIAIVEGLTEFLPVSSTGHMIITQELLGMEINDFVKAFTVNIQFGAILSVVVLYWKRFFQSFDFYLKLFVAFLPAAVIGFLASDLIDQLLENVVVVAVMLVLGGIVLVFVDRWFKNPSPNQDITYEKALKIGFFQVISMIPGVSRSAATIIGGMTQKLDRKHAAEFSFFLAVPTMFAASGYKLLQNYQHISSQDIDILIIGNIVAFVVAMIAIKTFISLLTRYGFKWFGYYRIVVGLTILIMLAMGYELSMI
- a CDS encoding DUF3098 domain-containing protein, which translates into the protein MSAKKPTVTPKNEPSNDQFAFTRENYKWVLIGLAFIILGFILMIGGGSKDPNEFSEGIFSFRRMTLAPILVLAGYAIEIYAIMKKD
- a CDS encoding cell division protein FtsX — its product is MVAIDEEKFNKRRLAGSYITSVISIWLVLFVLGLFGLILINAATLSQLIRENIGLEVIIKKGVNEATILQYQKMLESEPFVKSARYIPREEATRLLAEDLGEDFVKWLGDADNPLLPSIELKFKSEWANNDSLEVISRKIMRNPDIKEVYYQKSLVDMINENFKRISLLLLGFGSLLLIIAIILIHNTIRLSIYAKRFIIRSMQLVGATEGFIHRPFFFRALLQGIISAILAILLLALVLYAALSSIPELLLIYNPTQVGILFGAMLLTGILLTTLSTWLALRRYLRVKTDKLFI
- the truB gene encoding tRNA pseudouridine(55) synthase TruB, with the translated sequence MTHDFEAGRLLLIDKPAGWTSFDVVNFIRIQIRRSLQIPRLKVGHAGTLDPLATGLLLVCTGKFTRQIQQLQDQDKEYTGTIRIGMTTPSYDLETAPDSTQPWAHIRVEDIEAVLPSFTGNLMQVPPVYSAIKVDGKRAFDMARRKRELKLEARPVVIHAFVITDIRLPEIDFRVRCSKGTYIRSLAHDFGQALGTGAVLTSLRRTAIGQYTVDEAISPEQFRLHLESATG